CAACCCCACCTTCGACGGCACCGCCCGCACCGTCGAGGCCTACGCCATCGACCGGGTCGGCCTCGACCTGTACGGCCTGCACGTGGCCGTCGACTTCCTCGCCTACCTGCGCGGCATGGAGAAGTTCGACTCGATCGAGGCCCTGCTGGAGCGGATGGCCGACGACGTCAAGCAGGCCCGCGAGCTGACCGACACCGCCGGCTGACGGCCCCCGCGCACGCCGAAGGCCCCCGACATCCGGTGTCGGGGGCCTTCGGCGTGCTGCCTCAGTGCTGCTGCGGCGGGTACCCGTACCCGGGCGGCGGGGGCTGCTGGCCGTCCTGTGGCGGCGGGTAGCCGTACCCCGGCTGCTGCGGCTGCTGCCACTCCTGCGGCAGCGGCTGCGCCCCGGGCTGGGCCGGCGGCTGCTGGCCCCAGCCGGGCGGCGGGGCCTGGCCGGGCTGCGGGGCCCACGGCGCACCCGGCGCGGGCTGGCCGGGGTAGCCGTAGCCCTGCTGCTGCGGGTAGCCCTGCTGCTGCGGGTACGGCTGCTGCTGGGGCGGCATCTGCTGCCCGTAGCCCTGCTGCTGCGCCCAGGCGGACTGCTGGGCCTGCTGGGTGCGGGCGATGTCCTCGCCGACCAGGGTGGCCAGGTCGAAGTACGCGTCGCGGACCTTGGGCTTCATCATGGCCAGGTTGACCTCGGCACCGGCCGCCAGGCTCTCGTCGAACGGCACCACCACGACACCGCGGCAGCGGGTCTGGAAGTGCGCCACGATGTCCTCGACCTTGATCATCTTGCTGGTCTCGCGGACCCCGGAGACCACCGTGATGCTGCGCTGCACCAGGTCCGCGTAGCCGTGCGCGGACAGCCAGTCCAGCGTGGTCGAGGCGCTGGAGGCACCGTCCACGCTCGGCGTGGAGACGATGATCAGCTGGTCCGCGAGGTCCAGCACACCGCGCATCGCGCTGTAGAGCAGACCGGTGCCGGAGTCCGTCAGGATGATCGGGTAATGCTGCCCGAGCACCTCGATGACCTGGCGGTAGTCCGAGTCGTCGAAGGTGGTCGAGACCGCCGGGTCGACGTCGTTCGCCAGGATCTCCAGGCCCGAGTGCAGGTCCTGCGAGGTGAACTGGCGGATGTCCATGTAGCTGCGCAGGTGCGGGATCGCCGTCACCAGGTCGCGGATGGTCGCACCGGTCTGGCGCTTCACCCGGCGGCCGAGCGTGCCGGCGTCCGGGTTGGCGTCGATCGCGATGACCTTGTCCTGGCGCTCGCTCGCCAGCGTGGCGCCCAGCGAGGTCGTCGTCGTGGTCTTGCCGACACCGCCCTTGAGGCTGATCACCGCGATCCGGTAGCAGCTCATCACCGGGGTCCGGATGATCTCCAGCTTGCGCGCCCGGTCGGCCTGCGCCGCCTTGCCGCCGAACTGGAACCGCGGCTGCTGGCGCTGCGCCTTCGGCTGACCGCGCAGCAGCCGGTCCGAGGACAGCTCCACCGCCGCCGTGTAGCCCAGCGCAGCGCCGTGCGCCTGTGCCTGCTGCGGGCCCGCCTGCTGGAAGGCCGCCGGAGCCTGCGGCACGCCGCCCTGCTGCTGCGGGTACGCCTGCGGGTAGGCGGGCGGCTGTGGCCAGCCGCCCGTCCGCGGGTCGACCGGCGGACCGGGCACCGGGGCCGGGCCGGGCGCCGGCGCGGGTCCGGGAACGGTCGGCGGGACACCCTGCTGCTGCGGCGGCCACGGCCCGGGCTGCGGCGCACCGCCCTGCTGCTGCGGGTACGGCTGCGGGGGGCCCGGCGGCACCGGCTGCTGCGGCGGCGCGTACGGCGCGCCCTGCTGCTGCGGCTGGGGCTGCGGCGGCCACGGCTGCGCGGCCTGCTGCTCGGGAGCGGGAGCGGGAGCGGGAGCAGGAACGGGGGCCGGCGCGGGAGCGGGCACCGGGGCGGGCTCGACCGGCGGCACCGCGGTGGACTGCACCTCCACCGCCGGCGCGGGAACCGGGGCAGGGGCCGGCACCGGAGCCGGCTCCGCCACGGGCTGCTCGACCACCGGCGCGGGAGCGGGCACCGTCGGCGGCTGCTCGGCCACCGGCGGCTGCGGAACGAGCGGCTGCGGAACGGGCTGCGGCTGGACGACCGGCGCCTGTTCGGCCTGCGGCGCGACCGGGGCCGGGGCGGGAACGGGAGCAGGGACGGACTCCGCGGCCGGTGCGGGAGCGGGCACCGGCGCGGGCGGCTGCACGGCGACCGGTGGCTGTACCACCGGCTGCGGAGCCGGCGGTGGCGACGGCGCGGGGGCCGGTGCGGGCTGCGCCGGAGCCGCGCTCTGTGTGTACCAGGACGGGGGAGCGTAGTCGGGCTCGTCCGACCAGTCGTCGTCCTCCTCCGCCGCGTTGTCGCCGACGTAGACGCCGTCCCGATCGCTGCTCACTGGGGCTCCCTCGTTTTCGTCGCCGCTGTTCGCGGTGGGTCGGGCAACAAGACTAGGACGTGATCCGCGGTCATCTGAAGGCGGTACCGGATGCCGAACCGCCACCGGGCACGGCCGACCGCGCGCGGAGAACCGTCCAAAGGGTGAACGCCGAAAGCACGTCCGCCTGTTTCCCCCGTCCCCGGCCGCGGCCCCCCGAAACGGGGCCGCGGACAGAGGGTCCGGACCGGCAGATGCCGGCCCGGACCCGTGGTGCCGATGAGGCGCTGTCAGTCCATCCGGCGCGGGCCGCCCAGCAGCTGCGCCTCGGCCTCGACCGGATTGGTCATCACGTACTGCTTGCGCATCCGGGTCGCCCACAGCGTGATGTTGTCGCCCAGCGACGGCAGCGAGACGACCTCCTGGTCGGAGAGCGACAGCACCCGCGCGACGACCTCCGCCTCCTGCGGCGAGATGCGCTGCACACCGACCAGGTCGGCCGAGTTGAGCACCCGGCTGGCGTTCGGCCCCAGGTACGGCAGCAGGGTCAGCGTGGTCTGCCACGGCGCGGCCGACAGCCGGCTGCGCGACGGCCGGGCGCCGAGGTCACGGACCACCAGCACCGGCGAGGCGACCGACGCGCCCTGCGGACCGAGCCGGCCGACCTGGTGGACCGTCACGCACGGCTGGCCGCCGCCGGCGGCCTGCGCCATCGGCGCCCACGCCTGCGGACGGCCGGTCTCCACGGCCACCCGGGCGCCGGTCGCCGCCGCGCGCAGCGCGATGACCTGCGCCGTCCACATGCCGCCCACCAGCACCACGTCGTAGGCGTGCGGACGGAACAGGCCGATCACCGCGGGCTGCTGCTGCGGGTCGACACCGATGACCACACCGTCGTCGCCGACCGGGAAGGACAGCGCGGCGAGGTCCTCGGTGGTGAGCACGTGCTTCTCGCGGCGCGGACCGCGCAGCCCGAAGCCGGGACGGACCCGGGCCGGACGGGGCTGCTCGGCGGCCGGCTGCGGGGCCTGGGTGGGGTAGGACTGATAGGCCATCAGGACGTCCCTCCCAGGGGAAGCGTGGCGAGCAGGCCGGGCGCCTGCTCCAGGTCGAGGCGGGTCAGGCCGACGCCGGCGCTCTGCGCCCGCGACTCCACCAGGCGGCCGACCTGGGCCACCTCGCTCTCGCTGCGGCCGGTGACCCGGACGTGGCCGCTGAGCGCGACCGAACCGCCGGTGCCCCGGCTCGCGGTCAGGCTGAAGGTGCTGGCCAGCGCGGGCGTGCCGGTGACCAGGTTGACGAGGTCCGGGGCCGAGATCCGGCCCGGCGCCCCGCCCGGCCGGCTGAGCTGCGGCCACTTGGAGATCCAGAAGGTGCTGTGCCAGCGGTCGTCGATCCGCCAGAACTTGCTGCTCTCCTGGGTCCGGCGGGCGGCCGCACCGCCGCCGCCGCTGCCCTGGCGGCCGGCCACGGCCACCGGGTTGGCGCAGATCGAGATCGCCAGTGCGGCGATCAGCTCGCGCTCGTCCAGCACGGTCGCGGTGAAGCCCGCCGCGTTCAGCCGACCGGCCAGCTGGTCGGTGACCCGCTGCAGGGTCTTGCGGGCGCCCTCCTCGCCGCCGCCGCGGGCGAGCACCGCGGTGGACGAGGTCTCCGGGTTCAGCTTGAGCGCGACCCAGGTGAGCCGCAGCGCCGGCGTGGCCGGGCCGTCCTGGAGCTGCTGGTAGGCGCGGGCGGCCAGCGACTGGTCCGGCAGGTGCGGAGCCGGCGCGGGCTGGGTGTGCTGCACCAACTGCACGGACTCCATGGCGATGTCGTCCACCTGGAGCGCCGAGCACACGATGTCGAGCGGCAGCGGCAGCGCGGTGCGCACCGGCCGCAGCGGCTGGTCCTTGGCCTGCACCAGCAGCACCGAGGTGTAGAACGTGCCGTCGCCGACCATGCCGGTCTCCCGGCGGATCGGGCGGCCGTCGCCGAGGTCGGTCTCGGTGACGTGGGTGCAGGTGCGCAGCGCCGGTTCGACCTCCAGCGCCGGGGCCAGCGCCGGGTCGGTACCCGGCGGCGGCACGTTGTACTGCGCCTCCTTGCGGCGGGCCTTCATGGCCTGCCGGATGCGCAGCGCCTCCGGCAGGCTGCGCCCGCCGAGCGGCAGCAGCGCCACCACGAGGAGCAGCACGGCCGGGACGGCGAAGGCTCCGGCCATCGCCGGGGCGATCGTCCAGCCCACCGCCACCAGGGCGGCGGCGACCTCCAGCAGCACCAGCTGCTGGAGCCGCAGCCGGCTGCCGAGCAGCCCGGGGCGGGGGTGGAC
This genomic window from Streptomyces sp. TLI_235 contains:
- a CDS encoding type VII secretion protein EccE; the protein is MPSQTAQARRSAANGRRQGGRGADPGGRRARSAAPATAPVPLRVHPRPGLLGSRLRLQQLVLLEVAAALVAVGWTIAPAMAGAFAVPAVLLLVVALLPLGGRSLPEALRIRQAMKARRKEAQYNVPPPGTDPALAPALEVEPALRTCTHVTETDLGDGRPIRRETGMVGDGTFYTSVLLVQAKDQPLRPVRTALPLPLDIVCSALQVDDIAMESVQLVQHTQPAPAPHLPDQSLAARAYQQLQDGPATPALRLTWVALKLNPETSSTAVLARGGGEEGARKTLQRVTDQLAGRLNAAGFTATVLDERELIAALAISICANPVAVAGRQGSGGGGAAARRTQESSKFWRIDDRWHSTFWISKWPQLSRPGGAPGRISAPDLVNLVTGTPALASTFSLTASRGTGGSVALSGHVRVTGRSESEVAQVGRLVESRAQSAGVGLTRLDLEQAPGLLATLPLGGTS
- a CDS encoding MinD-like ATPase involved in chromosome partitioning or flagellar assembly, producing MSSDRDGVYVGDNAAEEDDDWSDEPDYAPPSWYTQSAAPAQPAPAPAPSPPPAPQPVVQPPVAVQPPAPVPAPAPAAESVPAPVPAPAPVAPQAEQAPVVQPQPVPQPLVPQPPVAEQPPTVPAPAPVVEQPVAEPAPVPAPAPVPAPAVEVQSTAVPPVEPAPVPAPAPAPVPAPAPAPAPEQQAAQPWPPQPQPQQQGAPYAPPQQPVPPGPPQPYPQQQGGAPQPGPWPPQQQGVPPTVPGPAPAPGPAPVPGPPVDPRTGGWPQPPAYPQAYPQQQGGVPQAPAAFQQAGPQQAQAHGAALGYTAAVELSSDRLLRGQPKAQRQQPRFQFGGKAAQADRARKLEIIRTPVMSCYRIAVISLKGGVGKTTTTTSLGATLASERQDKVIAIDANPDAGTLGRRVKRQTGATIRDLVTAIPHLRSYMDIRQFTSQDLHSGLEILANDVDPAVSTTFDDSDYRQVIEVLGQHYPIILTDSGTGLLYSAMRGVLDLADQLIIVSTPSVDGASSASTTLDWLSAHGYADLVQRSITVVSGVRETSKMIKVEDIVAHFQTRCRGVVVVPFDESLAAGAEVNLAMMKPKVRDAYFDLATLVGEDIARTQQAQQSAWAQQQGYGQQMPPQQQPYPQQQGYPQQQGYGYPGQPAPGAPWAPQPGQAPPPGWGQQPPAQPGAQPLPQEWQQPQQPGYGYPPPQDGQQPPPPGYGYPPQQH